A section of the Geoalkalibacter ferrihydriticus DSM 17813 genome encodes:
- a CDS encoding DHH family phosphoesterase: protein MNNRTIRAILEKIEQAGRILVVSHSSPDGDAIASTLALANALREMGRDVVAFNADPVPQPLQFLPGAETMVHDLAGIASFDLGFLLDAGELRRAEAPLDEICRTLINIDHHPYSESFGEINYVDEKASATGALIYRLLKAGGYTISPEVALCIYTAILSDTGSFRYSNADPEAFRIAAEMVEQGAINPWDVAGGLYESQDEKRLRLLALSLATLYVSPCGSFASLTLTDEMMHRTGAGHEHTDGFVNYPRSIRGVEVAILFRQIGPEVYKVGFRSKGRVDVGALARQLGGGGHHNAAGAEVQGSLEDVRGLVFSRLHIGSAAD from the coding sequence ATGAACAACAGGACGATCAGGGCGATTCTGGAAAAGATTGAGCAGGCAGGCCGGATTCTGGTAGTCTCTCATTCCAGTCCCGATGGCGATGCCATCGCCTCAACCCTCGCCTTGGCCAACGCCCTGCGTGAAATGGGGCGGGACGTGGTCGCTTTCAATGCCGACCCGGTTCCGCAGCCGCTGCAATTTCTACCTGGTGCAGAAACGATGGTTCATGATCTCGCCGGGATCGCGTCTTTTGACCTGGGCTTTCTGCTCGACGCCGGCGAATTGCGCCGCGCCGAAGCGCCCCTCGACGAGATTTGCCGTACACTGATCAATATTGACCATCATCCCTATTCAGAGTCTTTTGGCGAAATCAACTACGTTGATGAGAAGGCCAGCGCTACCGGCGCTTTGATTTATCGCCTGCTCAAGGCCGGCGGTTATACCATTTCGCCCGAAGTTGCACTGTGCATCTATACAGCAATCCTCTCCGATACGGGTTCCTTCCGCTATTCCAATGCTGATCCCGAAGCCTTTCGTATCGCCGCCGAAATGGTGGAGCAGGGGGCCATCAATCCCTGGGATGTCGCCGGGGGCCTCTACGAGAGTCAGGATGAGAAAAGGTTACGGCTGCTCGCCTTGTCCCTGGCCACTCTGTATGTTTCACCCTGTGGCTCCTTCGCCAGTCTGACGCTGACTGATGAAATGATGCATCGCACAGGTGCCGGGCACGAACATACCGATGGGTTCGTCAACTACCCCCGCTCCATTCGTGGGGTAGAAGTGGCTATTTTGTTTCGTCAGATTGGCCCGGAGGTTTACAAGGTCGGATTTCGCAGCAAGGGCCGCGTCGATGTCGGTGCTCTGGCGCGACAACTTGGTGGCGGCGGGCACCACAATGCGGCCGGAGCAGAAGTTCAGGGTTCCCTTGAAGATGTCCGGGGTCTTGTTTTTTCCCGACTTCATATCGGGTCCGCGGCCGATTAA
- the infB gene encoding translation initiation factor IF-2 produces the protein MGKTRVFELAKQMGLESKELLEKLDAAGVSVANHMSVLEEGDLKKLEAASAPVVAQIEEERVKPGIIRRRRREVPAEAAEEPVAAAESVKEEPVKTEAPVAARAPQEEAARPKSPPPVEEPVDIPSPARTEAPVAEPPAAEEPPTTTDKVEKQEVSAEETPTEKPAAAKPTPRPERREEKATPGRAKVLGRVDLSRLSSPPGRTEESQRRERAPARREGPASRPAGARPAPGGRAPTEGRPAPTGRPAPAGRPAPAGRPAPAGKGRPSFTPAAAPDEVFTPKEVRGGKKNKKSRGGYDSPGSEPTGGRPARKGRNLEVFEPDRSGRMRRPKKGAKQIKKTEVTISKAIKRVIRITDSITVGELAKRMGIKANELIRELMQQGSMVTINHPLDFDTAALLASEYNYEVENVAFDETTILEEIPALKEGDEAPEDLEPRPPVVTVMGHVDHGKTSLLDAIRAANVTAGEAGGITQHIGAYYVELDGRKITFLDTPGHEAFTAMRARGAKATDIVVLVVAADDGVMPQTKEAINHAKAAEVPIVVAINKMDKPDANPERVKQELTEFGLVPEDWGGETIFAEVSAKEHLNIDQLLEMVLLQAEVLELKANPNKRSRGIIVEARLDKGRGPVASVLVQDGTLRIGDPIVSGVFYGRVRSMVDDRGNRVEEAGPSMPVEVTGLSGVPDAGDLLHAVEDEKKAKDVAQHRQQKLREVELAKTSKISLEQLFAKIQEGDVKELKVVIKGDVQGSVEAVKDALVKLSTDACRLVVIHTGVGGIIESDINLAAASDAVVLGFNVRPEPKAAQLAESEGVDIRLYNIIYDAVADIKNAMEGLLAPTMKEKGLGRAEVRETFSVPKIGLIAGCYVLDGKIVRNAKARLVRDSVVVWEGKLSSLRRFKDDVREVATGYECGISLENFSDLKIGDIIEAYEMEATKTLL, from the coding sequence ATGGGAAAAACACGGGTTTTTGAACTGGCCAAACAGATGGGGCTGGAAAGCAAGGAACTTCTTGAGAAACTCGATGCGGCGGGAGTCTCCGTGGCCAACCACATGAGTGTTCTTGAAGAAGGCGATCTGAAAAAGCTGGAAGCGGCTAGCGCTCCTGTTGTGGCTCAGATCGAGGAAGAGCGTGTCAAGCCCGGCATCATTCGCCGTCGCCGCCGTGAAGTCCCCGCCGAGGCCGCTGAGGAGCCGGTTGCTGCTGCAGAAAGCGTGAAAGAGGAGCCGGTTAAGACCGAAGCGCCCGTTGCCGCACGCGCGCCTCAAGAGGAAGCGGCGCGCCCCAAGTCGCCACCCCCCGTCGAAGAGCCCGTCGACATCCCATCTCCTGCCAGGACAGAGGCGCCTGTGGCCGAACCTCCTGCCGCTGAAGAGCCGCCTACGACAACGGACAAGGTCGAGAAGCAAGAAGTCTCCGCCGAAGAAACTCCAACGGAAAAACCCGCTGCCGCAAAACCGACGCCTCGTCCCGAACGGCGTGAAGAAAAGGCGACTCCCGGTCGAGCCAAGGTCCTTGGGCGCGTGGATCTCTCGCGCCTTTCAAGTCCTCCCGGTCGTACTGAAGAGTCCCAGCGCCGCGAACGTGCGCCTGCGCGTCGTGAAGGTCCTGCTTCCCGGCCTGCCGGTGCGCGTCCCGCTCCTGGAGGCCGCGCGCCTACCGAAGGTCGTCCTGCGCCTACAGGTCGTCCCGCCCCGGCTGGTCGTCCTGCGCCTGCCGGTCGTCCTGCTCCCGCGGGTAAGGGGCGTCCCTCCTTCACCCCTGCTGCGGCGCCTGACGAGGTATTTACCCCCAAGGAAGTGCGCGGCGGCAAGAAAAACAAAAAGAGCCGCGGTGGCTATGATTCTCCGGGTAGTGAGCCAACCGGTGGGCGTCCCGCGCGTAAAGGGCGCAATCTTGAGGTTTTCGAGCCTGATCGTAGCGGGCGGATGCGTCGGCCGAAAAAAGGTGCCAAGCAAATCAAGAAGACTGAAGTGACCATCTCCAAGGCGATCAAGCGTGTCATTCGCATTACCGATTCCATCACTGTCGGTGAACTCGCCAAACGAATGGGCATCAAGGCCAACGAACTGATCCGCGAGCTGATGCAGCAAGGCAGCATGGTGACCATCAATCACCCGCTGGATTTTGATACCGCCGCCCTCTTGGCCTCCGAATATAATTATGAGGTCGAAAACGTCGCATTTGACGAGACGACGATTTTGGAGGAAATTCCCGCCCTCAAGGAGGGTGATGAGGCTCCTGAAGATCTTGAGCCCCGGCCCCCGGTGGTTACCGTCATGGGTCACGTCGATCATGGCAAAACCAGTCTGCTTGACGCCATCCGCGCCGCCAACGTCACGGCCGGTGAGGCCGGCGGGATTACCCAGCATATCGGGGCCTATTATGTCGAGCTCGACGGACGCAAGATCACCTTCCTCGATACGCCCGGCCATGAGGCGTTTACCGCCATGCGTGCCCGTGGCGCCAAGGCCACTGATATTGTGGTTCTCGTGGTGGCGGCTGACGACGGTGTTATGCCTCAAACCAAGGAGGCGATCAATCATGCCAAGGCCGCCGAGGTACCCATCGTGGTGGCCATCAACAAGATGGACAAACCGGATGCCAACCCCGAGCGTGTCAAGCAGGAGCTGACAGAGTTTGGTTTGGTGCCTGAAGATTGGGGCGGCGAGACGATCTTTGCCGAAGTGTCGGCCAAGGAACATCTCAACATCGACCAGTTGCTCGAAATGGTACTTCTGCAGGCCGAGGTTCTTGAACTCAAGGCCAACCCCAACAAGCGCAGCCGTGGCATCATCGTCGAAGCACGGTTGGATAAAGGCCGTGGTCCTGTGGCCTCCGTTCTTGTTCAGGATGGTACTTTGCGCATCGGCGATCCCATTGTCAGCGGGGTCTTTTACGGTCGTGTTCGCAGCATGGTCGATGACCGCGGCAATCGTGTCGAAGAGGCGGGACCGTCGATGCCGGTCGAGGTGACGGGTCTCAGCGGGGTGCCTGATGCCGGCGATCTGCTTCACGCCGTCGAGGACGAAAAGAAAGCCAAGGACGTGGCTCAACACCGCCAGCAGAAGCTGCGTGAAGTCGAACTGGCCAAAACCAGCAAGATTTCCCTCGAACAGTTGTTCGCCAAAATTCAAGAAGGCGATGTCAAGGAACTCAAGGTGGTCATCAAGGGCGATGTTCAGGGCTCGGTTGAAGCCGTCAAGGACGCCTTGGTCAAGCTTTCCACCGACGCCTGTCGCCTCGTGGTCATTCACACCGGAGTCGGCGGTATCATCGAGAGCGATATCAATCTCGCAGCAGCGTCCGATGCCGTGGTCCTCGGCTTCAATGTGCGCCCCGAGCCCAAGGCCGCTCAACTGGCCGAAAGCGAAGGGGTCGATATTCGCCTGTACAACATTATCTATGACGCAGTCGCCGATATTAAAAATGCCATGGAGGGACTGCTCGCTCCGACCATGAAAGAAAAAGGCCTGGGGCGCGCCGAAGTTCGCGAAACCTTCTCTGTTCCCAAAATCGGGCTCATCGCAGGTTGTTATGTCCTTGATGGCAAAATCGTGCGTAACGCGAAAGCTCGTCTGGTTCGCGACAGCGTCGTCGTCTGGGAGGGCAAGCTCTCCTCGCTGCGTCGCTTCAAGGATGATGTTCGTGAGGTCGCAACGGGTTATGAATGCGGTATCAGCCTAGAAAACTTCAGCGATCTTAAAATCGGCGACATTATTGAGGCCTACGAAATGGAAGCCACCAAAACCCTGCTGTAA
- a CDS encoding L-threonylcarbamoyladenylate synthase has protein sequence MVLSINSQNPQARLIHQVVETLKQGGVVAYPTDTTYGIGCDIFNKKGVKNIFQIKKRDLRKPFSFICADMSDVANYAQVSNFAFKIMKRHLPGPYTFVLEATRIVPDSLVTKQKTVGIRIPENPIALSIVRELGHPLVTTSANISGEDVYHDPLDIEEKLGRMLDIVIDGGILRGDPSSVISLIGDRIEVLREGAGDLTWIHQL, from the coding sequence ATGGTTCTTTCAATTAATTCGCAAAATCCTCAGGCACGACTGATTCACCAGGTGGTTGAGACCCTCAAACAAGGTGGCGTAGTCGCCTATCCCACCGATACCACCTATGGCATCGGCTGCGACATTTTCAATAAAAAGGGCGTGAAGAATATTTTTCAGATCAAAAAACGCGATCTGCGCAAGCCCTTTTCTTTTATCTGCGCGGATATGTCTGATGTCGCCAACTATGCCCAGGTCAGCAACTTTGCCTTTAAAATCATGAAGCGTCATCTGCCCGGGCCCTACACCTTTGTTCTGGAGGCAACGCGCATAGTGCCTGACAGTCTGGTGACCAAGCAGAAAACCGTTGGGATTCGGATTCCCGAAAACCCTATTGCGCTCTCCATCGTGCGCGAGCTTGGGCACCCCCTGGTGACCACCAGCGCCAATATTTCCGGCGAGGATGTCTACCATGATCCCCTGGATATCGAAGAGAAGCTCGGACGCATGCTCGATATCGTCATTGACGGCGGCATACTGCGTGGCGACCCCTCCAGCGTCATCAGCCTGATCGGAGACCGCATTGAAGTGTTGCGCGAAGGGGCGGGCGATCTGACCTGGATTCACCAACTTTGA
- the pnp gene encoding polyribonucleotide nucleotidyltransferase, with product MAHHKVEIEFNGQPLTIETGKMARQADGAVVITYGDTKVLCTVVSARKMREGQDFFPLTVNYQEKFYAAGKIPGSFFRRERGASERETLICRLIDRPMRPLFPKGYLYETQIMPTVISADLINDPDTLAIVAASASVEVSDIPFNGPIAAVRVGRVNGNFVANPTLQQMGESDLDITVAGSREAVIMVEGEADFLSEEEMLEAIFFGHQSLQPLIDAQIKLREMVGNAKREFASPVVDSVLEERVNQLAADKILAAMKIQTKQERYATLAEIKTSVKESLAEEFPERADEISGLIGKVEKRVVRRMILDDKVRIDGRDTTTVRPISCDIGLLPRAHGSALFTRGETQALVAAALGTAVDEQRMDNVQGMEFKKFLLHYNFPPFCVGETSMRLFPGRREIGHGYLAERSVAKILPKHEDFPYTIRIVSDILESNGSSSMASVCGSSLALMDAGVPVKQPVAGIAMGLIKEGDDVAVLSDILGDEDHLGDMDFKVTGTADGVTALQMDIKITGVNKDIMKQALAQARGGITHILGEMAKAIEAPRGDLSPYAPRITTIQVKSDQVRTVIGTGGKNVRAIIEATGCAIDIQDDGRIHIASSDGEAAKQAIQMIRDLTQEAEVGKLYMGTVRKVMEFGAFVEIFPGTDGLVHVSELAKERVQNVTDILKEGDQVLVKCIGIDKSGKIKLSRKEALGQSLAE from the coding sequence ATGGCTCATCACAAGGTAGAAATTGAATTCAACGGACAACCCCTGACGATCGAAACCGGAAAAATGGCGCGGCAGGCCGATGGCGCCGTGGTCATCACTTACGGTGACACCAAAGTGCTGTGCACTGTGGTGTCGGCCAGAAAAATGCGCGAAGGCCAGGATTTCTTCCCCCTGACTGTCAACTATCAGGAAAAATTCTACGCCGCCGGCAAGATCCCCGGGTCCTTTTTCCGTCGTGAGCGCGGCGCGTCCGAGCGTGAGACTCTCATCTGCAGACTTATCGATCGTCCCATGCGACCGTTGTTCCCCAAGGGTTACTTGTATGAAACCCAGATTATGCCAACGGTTATTTCCGCTGATCTGATCAATGATCCCGACACCTTGGCCATTGTTGCCGCCTCGGCGTCCGTCGAGGTTTCCGATATTCCTTTCAATGGTCCCATTGCCGCTGTGCGCGTCGGTCGCGTCAACGGCAATTTCGTTGCCAACCCGACCCTGCAGCAAATGGGAGAGAGTGACTTGGATATCACTGTCGCCGGCTCCCGTGAGGCGGTAATTATGGTCGAAGGGGAGGCCGACTTCCTTTCCGAGGAAGAAATGCTGGAGGCCATTTTCTTTGGTCATCAGTCTCTCCAGCCACTGATCGACGCGCAGATCAAACTGCGTGAGATGGTTGGGAATGCCAAGCGTGAATTTGCCTCGCCCGTTGTTGATTCGGTGCTTGAGGAACGAGTCAATCAACTGGCGGCCGACAAGATTCTTGCTGCCATGAAAATCCAGACCAAGCAAGAGCGTTATGCGACGCTGGCTGAAATTAAAACCTCCGTAAAGGAATCTCTTGCCGAAGAGTTTCCTGAGCGTGCGGATGAAATCTCCGGGCTGATCGGGAAGGTGGAGAAGCGTGTGGTCCGCCGCATGATCCTCGACGACAAGGTGCGCATCGACGGCCGTGATACGACCACCGTACGGCCCATTTCCTGCGATATCGGCCTGCTGCCTCGCGCCCACGGCAGCGCCCTGTTCACGCGTGGGGAAACCCAGGCTCTGGTGGCGGCGGCCCTGGGTACCGCTGTCGATGAGCAGCGCATGGACAACGTGCAGGGCATGGAATTCAAGAAGTTCCTCCTGCATTACAATTTTCCGCCGTTCTGCGTCGGTGAAACGAGTATGCGCCTGTTCCCCGGGCGGCGCGAAATCGGCCATGGTTACCTGGCCGAGCGCTCCGTGGCGAAAATTCTGCCCAAGCATGAGGACTTCCCGTACACCATTCGCATTGTTTCCGACATCCTTGAATCCAACGGGTCCTCGTCGATGGCTTCGGTGTGCGGCTCCTCCCTGGCACTTATGGACGCCGGTGTGCCTGTGAAGCAACCGGTCGCCGGCATCGCCATGGGATTGATCAAGGAAGGTGACGATGTCGCTGTGCTCAGCGATATCCTTGGTGATGAAGATCACCTCGGTGATATGGACTTTAAGGTGACCGGCACGGCTGACGGCGTGACGGCTCTGCAGATGGACATCAAGATCACCGGAGTCAACAAGGACATCATGAAGCAAGCCCTGGCCCAGGCGCGGGGAGGCATCACGCACATCCTCGGAGAAATGGCCAAGGCCATTGAGGCGCCTCGCGGTGATCTCTCGCCTTACGCGCCGCGTATCACCACGATTCAAGTTAAAAGCGATCAGGTACGCACCGTCATCGGTACCGGCGGCAAAAACGTGCGCGCGATTATTGAGGCGACAGGTTGCGCCATCGACATCCAGGACGACGGGCGTATCCATATTGCCTCTTCCGACGGCGAGGCCGCTAAGCAGGCTATTCAGATGATTCGCGATCTGACGCAGGAGGCTGAAGTCGGCAAACTGTATATGGGCACCGTGCGTAAAGTCATGGAGTTCGGTGCGTTTGTTGAAATCTTCCCTGGCACCGATGGTCTTGTTCATGTCTCAGAATTGGCCAAAGAGCGGGTCCAGAATGTAACCGATATTCTCAAAGAAGGTGATCAGGTACTGGTTAAGTGCATCGGTATCGACAAGTCGGGAAAAATCAAGCTTTCACGCAAAGAGGCCCTGGGCCAGAGCTTGGCGGAATAA
- the rpsO gene encoding 30S ribosomal protein S15 yields the protein MLATERKQEIIEQFKTHEKDTGSPEVQIALLSQRITYLTDHFKTHKKDHHSRRGLLKIVGQRRRLLDYLKSKDVERYRKIISELGIRR from the coding sequence GTGTTGGCCACGGAACGTAAACAGGAAATCATCGAACAGTTCAAGACCCATGAGAAGGACACCGGCTCACCCGAAGTCCAGATTGCCCTGCTTTCGCAGCGCATTACTTATCTGACCGATCACTTCAAGACCCACAAGAAGGATCATCATTCCCGTCGGGGTCTGTTGAAAATCGTCGGACAGAGACGACGCCTGCTCGATTATCTCAAGAGCAAGGATGTCGAACGGTACCGCAAGATCATCTCGGAACTCGGTATTCGCCGTTAA
- a CDS encoding DUF503 domain-containing protein, with protein sequence MVVGIARFELVLHAPQNLKEKRGIVRKILGRCRERFPISAAEVGHQDLWQRSQIGVAVVAQDASAVESVFSRIEEEIERIGLAEICDRESEIVHF encoded by the coding sequence ATGGTTGTCGGGATTGCCAGATTTGAATTGGTTCTGCATGCGCCGCAGAACCTCAAGGAAAAACGCGGCATTGTGCGTAAGATCTTGGGCCGCTGCCGCGAACGCTTTCCCATATCCGCTGCGGAAGTTGGTCACCAGGATCTCTGGCAACGGTCTCAGATCGGAGTGGCTGTGGTCGCGCAGGATGCCTCGGCCGTCGAGTCCGTGTTCAGCCGTATCGAAGAAGAAATCGAGCGTATCGGCTTAGCTGAGATTTGCGATCGGGAAAGCGAAATAGTTCATTTTTAG
- a CDS encoding ribosome-binding factor A yields MEFQRSHRVGDQIHKEISVLLVKGLKDPRIGFVTITSVEVTPDLHLARVFFTVMGDEKARRESEAGLKSSTPFIRRELGKRLRMRYTPDLLFCYDTSVDYGNRIDKLLQDIQDEQQDDQGDSGKD; encoded by the coding sequence GTGGAATTTCAGCGCTCACATCGGGTCGGGGATCAGATCCATAAAGAAATTTCCGTCCTTTTGGTTAAGGGCTTGAAGGATCCCCGCATCGGATTTGTTACCATCACCAGTGTTGAAGTCACTCCCGATCTCCATCTGGCGCGGGTTTTTTTCACCGTAATGGGTGATGAAAAAGCGCGGCGCGAATCGGAGGCCGGGCTGAAGAGCTCAACTCCCTTCATCCGCCGCGAACTCGGGAAGCGCCTTCGCATGCGCTATACCCCTGACCTGCTTTTCTGTTATGACACCTCCGTCGATTATGGCAATCGTATCGACAAACTGCTGCAGGACATTCAAGATGAACAACAGGACGATCAGGGCGATTCTGGAAAAGATTGA
- the truB gene encoding tRNA pseudouridine(55) synthase TruB, which yields MDGLLLVNKPRGMTSHDVVARVRRILRTRRVGHTGTLDPMATGVLPVAVGRATRLVEFLMAGSKTYQASLKLGEITDTQDADGQVVERREVPALTQDEVVSACRGFLGEITQIPPMYSAVKKDGVPLYRLARQGIEVERAARSVYIERIVLHSLNLPFVDLEIDCSKGTYIRTLAHDLGEVLGSGAHLTGLCRTRSGSFLLDECISLEDLSEDARPGQAPGFLKLVDILRDCPRLRVDNEGAARLSVGIPPLIEQVGVSACREGELIALVLDERLLAVARYAPARLQEKRGDFELLRVFPEAAAA from the coding sequence ATGGACGGACTGCTGCTGGTCAATAAGCCGCGCGGGATGACATCCCACGACGTGGTTGCGCGGGTTCGACGGATTCTGCGCACCCGCCGGGTCGGCCACACCGGCACCCTTGATCCCATGGCCACAGGTGTTTTACCGGTCGCGGTGGGGCGCGCAACCCGACTTGTTGAATTTCTCATGGCGGGCAGCAAGACGTATCAGGCATCGCTCAAATTGGGTGAGATCACCGACACCCAGGATGCTGACGGACAGGTTGTCGAGCGCCGTGAGGTTCCCGCTCTCACCCAGGATGAGGTGGTCTCCGCCTGTCGGGGTTTTCTCGGCGAGATCACCCAGATTCCCCCTATGTACTCCGCTGTCAAAAAAGATGGAGTTCCCCTCTACCGTTTGGCGCGTCAGGGGATAGAGGTGGAACGTGCCGCCCGTAGTGTGTACATTGAGCGCATTGTCCTGCACTCGTTGAATCTCCCCTTTGTCGATTTGGAAATTGATTGTTCAAAGGGTACTTATATCCGCACCCTTGCTCATGACCTTGGGGAAGTCCTCGGCTCGGGGGCCCATCTGACAGGTTTGTGCCGTACCCGCTCGGGGAGTTTCTTGCTGGATGAATGCATATCCCTGGAGGATCTTTCCGAGGATGCGCGGCCCGGACAAGCCCCAGGGTTTCTGAAACTTGTCGATATCTTACGTGATTGTCCCCGATTGAGGGTCGATAATGAGGGTGCTGCGCGCCTCTCTGTTGGTATCCCGCCATTGATTGAGCAGGTCGGTGTGTCTGCGTGTCGCGAGGGTGAACTGATTGCCCTGGTGTTGGATGAGCGGCTCCTTGCGGTGGCTCGCTATGCGCCGGCGAGATTACAGGAAAAGCGCGGCGATTTTGAATTGTTAAGAGTTTTTCCCGAGGCCGCGGCAGCGTGA
- the dut gene encoding dUTP diphosphatase has product MSKIDIPVQVLRSEAVLPRYMTNLAAGMDLHAAIPAPLMLDPGARILVPTGLALAIPPGYEGQVRPRSGLALKHGVTLVNSPGTIDADYRGEISLILINHGQEAFHLKPGDRIAQMVIARVLQASLREVPLLDETPRNSGGFGHTGFRIEIDNA; this is encoded by the coding sequence ATGAGCAAAATTGATATTCCTGTTCAGGTCTTGCGCTCCGAGGCGGTACTCCCTCGGTATATGACGAATCTGGCTGCCGGCATGGATCTTCATGCCGCGATCCCGGCCCCCCTGATGCTTGATCCCGGTGCGCGGATCCTGGTGCCGACCGGGCTGGCTTTGGCGATTCCTCCCGGGTACGAGGGGCAGGTACGGCCACGCTCCGGCCTTGCCCTCAAACACGGGGTCACTCTGGTGAACTCTCCAGGAACCATTGATGCCGATTATCGTGGAGAAATCAGCCTTATTCTCATCAACCACGGGCAGGAGGCCTTTCATCTCAAGCCCGGTGACCGTATTGCGCAAATGGTCATCGCGCGGGTGTTGCAGGCCAGTCTGCGAGAGGTGCCTTTGCTGGACGAAACGCCACGTAACTCCGGGGGCTTTGGCCATACCGGTTTTCGAATAGAGATTGATAATGCCTGA
- a CDS encoding YbeD family protein has product MPEQPRAEDLLNFPCDHLFKAMGPNSVIFIEKVRRAVAETVPIAEDAVKTRASTKGNYLSVTVRVHLENFDQLTRIYASLRKIDELKFLL; this is encoded by the coding sequence ATGCCTGAGCAGCCCCGTGCCGAAGATCTGTTGAATTTTCCCTGCGATCACCTGTTCAAAGCCATGGGGCCCAATAGTGTGATTTTCATTGAAAAGGTGCGCCGTGCAGTCGCCGAAACCGTTCCCATTGCCGAGGACGCCGTTAAGACACGGGCCAGCACCAAGGGCAACTATCTTTCGGTCACAGTGCGGGTGCACCTGGAGAATTTCGATCAACTCACCCGGATTTATGCGTCTTTACGCAAGATCGATGAACTTAAATTTCTCCTCTGA
- a CDS encoding DUF448 domain-containing protein, whose protein sequence is MPERNGAQRSCLGCRKALDKSSLVRYVLAADGQVTVDFRQKLPGRGAYTCVSRKCLREAVRREQFRRAFRGRNQATVEPVLAAELERQLAEKVDNLLGMVRKAGFALGGGNLVLSALEKEGGLALVIVARDISEGVLEKIRRRTQAFGVPLYTWGEKQSLGRCMGREERSVIGVKQGKLAMALQEGLARYERFVGEI, encoded by the coding sequence ATGCCTGAGCGCAACGGAGCACAACGGAGCTGCCTTGGCTGTCGCAAGGCTCTGGACAAAAGTTCTCTTGTTCGCTATGTTCTTGCAGCCGATGGTCAAGTGACGGTCGATTTTCGGCAGAAACTGCCGGGGCGTGGCGCCTATACCTGTGTGAGCCGCAAGTGTCTGCGCGAGGCGGTGCGTCGTGAGCAGTTCCGCCGCGCTTTTCGTGGACGCAATCAGGCGACTGTCGAACCGGTTTTGGCCGCAGAGCTTGAGCGGCAATTGGCGGAAAAGGTTGATAATCTGCTCGGCATGGTACGCAAAGCCGGATTTGCCCTCGGCGGTGGCAATCTAGTGCTTTCAGCTTTGGAAAAAGAGGGGGGGCTGGCCTTGGTCATTGTCGCCCGAGATATTTCCGAAGGTGTTCTGGAAAAAATTCGACGCAGGACTCAGGCTTTTGGCGTTCCTCTTTACACCTGGGGTGAGAAACAATCCCTCGGCCGTTGTATGGGACGCGAAGAGCGTAGCGTCATCGGAGTCAAGCAAGGAAAACTGGCAATGGCCCTTCAGGAGGGGCTTGCGCGATACGAGCGATTCGTAGGGGAGATTTAA